The proteins below are encoded in one region of Serratia symbiotica:
- a CDS encoding sensor histidine kinase has protein sequence MAFLLVLLPLLVLAYQAYQSLDQLSAQAADINHTTLADARRSEAMVSVALEMERSYRQYCVLVDPTLARLYQNQRKQYSQMLNAHAPILPNERYYQRLRDLLTQLAAITCQNSGPDSGASVLLESFSHSNAEMVQATRAVVFSRGQQLQQAIAKRGQFFGWQALLLFLVSVLLVVLFTRMIIGPVKAVERMINRLGEGRTPGRSAVFKGPRELRSLAQRIIWLSERLAWLESQRHEFLRHISHELKTPLASMREGTELLADEVAGPLTGDQKDVVAILDHSSRHLQKLIEQLLDYNRKLADGPSEHENVQLREMIEMVVAAHSLPARAKMISTEIALEAEICWAEPRLLMRVLDNLYSNAVYYGEGSGNIWFRSRQVGQRVQIDIANTGIPIPEAERTMIFEPFFQGSHQRKGAVKGSGLGLSIAKDCIRRMHGDLQLIMVADADVCFRIELPLTTAENE, from the coding sequence ATGGCATTTTTGCTGGTGCTGTTGCCACTGTTGGTATTGGCTTATCAGGCATACCAGAGTTTGGATCAGCTCAGTGCGCAGGCGGCAGACATCAACCACACTACCTTAGCGGATGCGCGCCGCAGCGAGGCGATGGTCAGTGTGGCGCTGGAGATGGAGCGCAGTTATCGCCAATATTGTGTGCTGGTCGATCCTACCTTGGCGCGACTGTACCAGAATCAGCGCAAGCAATATTCCCAGATGTTGAATGCCCACGCCCCTATTCTGCCAAATGAACGTTATTATCAGAGGTTGCGCGATTTGCTGACCCAGCTAGCGGCGATCACATGCCAGAACAGTGGGCCGGATAGCGGGGCTTCGGTGCTACTAGAGTCTTTCTCACATTCTAACGCTGAGATGGTACAGGCTACGCGGGCTGTGGTGTTTTCCCGTGGTCAGCAGTTGCAGCAAGCCATCGCCAAACGCGGCCAATTTTTCGGTTGGCAGGCGCTACTGTTGTTCCTGGTCAGCGTGCTGCTGGTGGTGCTATTTACTCGCATGATTATTGGCCCAGTGAAAGCCGTGGAACGGATGATTAACCGCTTGGGGGAAGGGCGCACGCCCGGCAGAAGCGCAGTGTTCAAAGGGCCGCGCGAGCTGCGTTCGTTGGCGCAGCGCATTATCTGGTTGAGCGAACGCCTGGCATGGCTGGAGTCGCAGCGCCATGAGTTTTTGCGTCATATTTCGCACGAACTGAAGACGCCGTTGGCGAGTATGCGTGAAGGCACCGAATTGCTGGCTGACGAGGTGGCGGGGCCGCTCACGGGTGATCAAAAAGACGTGGTGGCTATTCTTGATCACAGTAGCCGACACCTGCAAAAACTGATTGAGCAACTGTTGGATTACAACCGCAAGCTGGCCGATGGCCCGTCTGAACATGAGAATGTTCAGTTACGCGAGATGATTGAAATGGTGGTCGCCGCGCACAGCTTGCCAGCACGGGCAAAAATGATCAGCACTGAGATCGCATTGGAAGCGGAGATTTGTTGGGCAGAGCCTAGGCTATTAATGCGTGTGCTGGATAATCTCTACTCCAATGCGGTGTACTACGGCGAGGGATCCGGTAATATTTGGTTCCGCAGCCGTCAGGTTGGGCAACGGGTGCAGATTGATATCGCCAATACCGGCATACCGATCCCGGAAGCCGAACGAACCATGATTTTTGAGCCTTTTTTTCAGGGTAGCCACCAACGAAAAGGGGCGGTAAAAGGAAGTGGGCTGGGGCTGAGCATCGCTAAGGACTGTATTCGCCGTATGCACGGTGACTTGCAACTGATCATGGTCGCCGATGCAGACGTCTGCTTCCGCATCGAATTGCCATTAACAACTGCCGAGAATGAGTAA
- the purL gene encoding phosphoribosylformylglycinamidine synthase — MEILRGSPALSAFRITKLLSRCQDAQLPVNDIYAEYVHFADVSAPLSAEEHAKLQCLLKYGPSLAEHAPEGCLLLVTPRPGTLSPWSSKASDIAHNCGLQQVVRLERGLAFYVKAPTLTGGQWQQLAALLHDRMMETVFSELQQAEQLFVHHQPARHQVIDVVGEGRSALEQANVGLGLALAQDEIDYLLNAFIALGRNPTDIELYMFAQANSEHCRHKIFNADWIIDGEPQPKSLFNMIKNTFEQTPDYVLSAYKDNAAVMEGSQVGRFFATPENGQYDYHQEQAHILMKVETHNHPTAISPWPGAATGSGGEIRDEGATGRGAKPKAGLVGFSVSNLRIPGFEQPWEQDFGKPERIVTALDIMTDGPLGGAAFNNEFGRPALVGYFRTYEEQVNSHNGVELRGYHKPIMLAGGIGNIRAGHVQKGEITVGAKLVVLGGAAMNIGLGGGAASSMDSGQSDADLDFASVQRDNPEMERRCQEVIDRCWQMGEQNPILFIHDVGAGGLSNAMPELVSDGGRGGRFELRDILNDEPGMNPLEVWCNESQERYVLAIAPAQMAQFAAICRRERAPYAVIGEATEEQHLTLNDRHFDNRPIDMPLDVLLGKTPKMTRDVTSQQANGQPLQRENITLADAVKRVLHLPAVAEKTFLITIGDRTVTGMVARDQMIGPWQIPVADCAVTTASLDSYYGEAMSIGERAPVALLDFAASGRLAVGEALTNLAATEIGALKRVKLSANWMAAAGHPGEDAGLYAAVKAVGEELCPALGITIPVGKDSMSMKTRWQEGNEQREMTSPLSLVITAFARVEDVRHTVTPQLRTDKGDTALLLIDLGNGHNALGATALAQVYRQLGDKPADVRNVVQLAGFFNAMQQLVADRVLLAYHDRSDGGLLVTLVEMAFAGHCGVTIAIDGLGDDALAVLFNEELGAVIQVTAAQLEAVKQVFAQHGLSDNIHHIGSVQTGDRFVISQNSKALYSESRNTLRTWWAETTWQMQRLRDNPACADQEHQAKQDEHDPGLNVKLTFAPQEDIAAPYIATGARPKVAVLREQGVNSHVEMAAAFHRAGFDALDVHMSDLLEGQRNLQDFHTLVACGGFSYGDVLGAGEGWAKSILFNDRVRDEFESFFHRPHTLALGVCNGCQMMSNLRELIPGAEHWPRFVRNLSDRFEARFSLVEVAASPSLFMQGMVGSRMPIAVSHGEGRVEVRDTAHLSALESDGLVALRFVNNAGQVTEDYPANPNGSPNGIAAVTSASGRATVMMPHPERVFRTVSNSWHPEEWGEDSPWMRMFRNARKQLG; from the coding sequence ATGGAAATACTGCGTGGTTCGCCCGCTTTGTCGGCTTTTCGCATTACCAAACTGCTATCCCGCTGCCAGGACGCTCAACTCCCGGTCAATGATATCTACGCTGAATACGTCCACTTCGCTGATGTGAGCGCACCGCTAAGTGCCGAAGAACACGCCAAGCTTCAGTGTCTGCTTAAGTATGGGCCTTCTCTCGCCGAACATGCCCCTGAAGGGTGCCTGTTGTTGGTGACACCGCGTCCGGGCACCCTTTCACCCTGGTCTTCCAAAGCAAGCGACATCGCCCACAACTGCGGTTTGCAGCAGGTAGTCCGGTTGGAGCGCGGCTTGGCATTCTACGTCAAGGCACCCACGCTGACGGGGGGCCAGTGGCAGCAACTCGCCGCCTTGCTGCATGATCGCATGATGGAAACCGTTTTTAGCGAACTGCAACAGGCTGAACAGTTATTCGTACACCATCAACCGGCGCGGCATCAAGTGATAGACGTAGTGGGCGAAGGGCGCAGCGCGCTGGAACAGGCTAATGTCGGACTGGGGCTGGCGCTGGCACAGGATGAAATCGACTATCTGCTGAATGCCTTTATCGCTCTGGGGCGCAACCCAACGGATATCGAACTGTACATGTTCGCGCAGGCCAACTCTGAGCACTGCCGCCACAAGATTTTCAACGCTGACTGGATCATTGATGGTGAACCGCAGCCGAAGTCGCTGTTTAACATGATCAAGAACACCTTCGAGCAGACGCCGGACTACGTGCTGTCGGCTTATAAAGACAACGCCGCAGTGATGGAAGGCTCTCAGGTTGGCCGTTTCTTTGCCACGCCGGAAAACGGCCAGTACGATTACCATCAGGAACAGGCGCATATCCTGATGAAGGTGGAGACTCACAACCACCCGACGGCGATCTCCCCATGGCCGGGTGCCGCTACCGGCTCCGGCGGTGAGATCCGCGATGAGGGTGCCACTGGCCGTGGTGCCAAGCCGAAAGCCGGTCTGGTAGGTTTCTCGGTATCTAACCTGCGCATTCCCGGTTTTGAACAACCGTGGGAGCAGGATTTTGGCAAGCCGGAACGCATCGTCACAGCACTGGACATCATGACCGACGGCCCCTTGGGGGGTGCGGCGTTCAACAACGAATTCGGTCGTCCGGCACTGGTCGGTTACTTCCGCACCTACGAAGAGCAGGTCAACAGCCACAACGGTGTCGAACTGCGCGGCTATCACAAGCCTATTATGTTGGCGGGTGGCATCGGCAACATCCGTGCTGGCCATGTGCAGAAAGGGGAAATCACCGTCGGGGCCAAGTTGGTCGTGCTGGGGGGGGCGGCGATGAATATTGGCTTGGGCGGCGGTGCCGCTTCCTCTATGGATTCCGGCCAGTCCGATGCCGATCTGGACTTTGCCTCGGTGCAGCGTGACAACCCAGAAATGGAGCGCCGCTGTCAGGAGGTTATCGACCGCTGCTGGCAAATGGGCGAGCAAAATCCGATCCTCTTTATTCACGATGTTGGCGCGGGCGGCCTGTCCAACGCGATGCCAGAACTGGTGAGCGATGGTGGCCGTGGCGGGCGTTTCGAACTGCGCGACATCCTCAATGATGAACCGGGCATGAACCCGCTGGAAGTATGGTGTAATGAATCGCAGGAGCGTTACGTGCTGGCGATTGCGCCAGCACAGATGGCACAGTTTGCTGCCATTTGCCGCCGCGAGCGTGCGCCTTATGCGGTGATCGGTGAAGCCACTGAAGAGCAACATCTGACGTTAAACGATCGTCACTTCGACAACCGGCCAATCGATATGCCGTTGGACGTGCTACTGGGCAAAACGCCGAAAATGACGCGCGATGTCACCAGTCAACAGGCCAACGGCCAGCCACTACAACGTGAGAATATCACGCTGGCTGACGCGGTAAAACGCGTGCTGCATTTGCCGGCGGTGGCGGAAAAAACCTTCCTGATCACCATCGGCGATCGCACCGTGACTGGTATGGTAGCACGTGATCAGATGATCGGCCCATGGCAGATCCCGGTGGCCGACTGTGCGGTCACCACTGCCAGTTTGGACAGCTATTACGGCGAAGCGATGTCGATTGGCGAACGTGCGCCGGTTGCTCTGCTGGACTTCGCTGCTTCCGGCCGCCTAGCGGTAGGGGAAGCCTTGACCAACTTGGCCGCCACCGAAATCGGTGCGCTAAAGCGTGTGAAGCTTTCCGCTAACTGGATGGCCGCTGCTGGCCACCCAGGCGAAGATGCTGGCCTGTATGCGGCGGTGAAGGCGGTGGGCGAAGAACTCTGCCCGGCGCTGGGCATCACTATCCCGGTGGGTAAAGACTCGATGTCGATGAAAACCCGCTGGCAGGAAGGCAACGAACAACGCGAAATGACCTCGCCGCTGTCGCTGGTGATCACCGCTTTCGCCCGTGTGGAAGATGTGCGTCACACCGTGACGCCACAGTTACGCACCGACAAAGGCGACACCGCGTTGCTGTTGATCGATCTGGGTAACGGCCATAACGCGCTGGGTGCAACCGCGTTGGCGCAGGTCTACCGTCAACTGGGCGACAAGCCCGCCGATGTGCGTAACGTGGTGCAATTAGCGGGCTTTTTCAATGCCATGCAGCAACTGGTGGCCGATCGCGTCCTGCTGGCTTACCACGACCGTTCAGACGGTGGCCTGTTGGTCACGCTGGTGGAGATGGCGTTTGCTGGCCACTGTGGCGTTACCATCGCTATCGACGGCCTGGGTGACGATGCTCTGGCGGTGCTGTTCAATGAAGAGCTAGGCGCGGTGATCCAGGTGACTGCCGCCCAGCTTGAGGCGGTGAAGCAGGTGTTCGCCCAGCATGGCCTGAGCGACAACATACATCACATCGGCAGTGTGCAGACGGGCGATCGCTTTGTGATTAGCCAGAATAGCAAGGCGCTGTACAGCGAGAGCCGCAATACGTTGCGCACTTGGTGGGCGGAGACCACTTGGCAGATGCAGCGCCTGCGTGATAACCCGGCGTGTGCCGATCAGGAACACCAGGCCAAGCAGGATGAGCACGATCCTGGCCTAAACGTGAAGCTGACCTTCGCACCGCAGGAAGACATCGCTGCGCCATACATCGCGACGGGCGCTCGTCCGAAAGTGGCGGTGCTGCGTGAGCAGGGGGTGAACTCCCACGTTGAGATGGCGGCGGCATTTCATCGCGCTGGTTTTGATGCGCTGGATGTACACATGAGCGACCTGCTGGAAGGGCAGCGTAATTTGCAGGACTTCCACACGCTGGTGGCCTGCGGTGGCTTCTCTTACGGTGATGTGTTGGGGGCCGGGGAAGGCTGGGCGAAATCGATCCTGTTCAATGATCGGGTGCGCGATGAGTTTGAGTCGTTCTTCCATCGTCCGCACACCTTGGCGTTGGGGGTGTGCAACGGCTGTCAGATGATGTCCAACCTGCGTGAATTGATCCCCGGTGCTGAACACTGGCCGCGCTTTGTGCGTAATTTGTCAGATCGTTTTGAAGCCCGTTTTAGCCTAGTGGAAGTGGCAGCCAGTCCATCGCTGTTCATGCAGGGCATGGTGGGTTCACGCATGCCGATCGCCGTTTCCCACGGCGAAGGTCGAGTCGAAGTACGCGATACGGCGCACCTGTCTGCGCTGGAAAGCGATGGTCTGGTGGCACTGCGCTTCGTCAATAATGCCGGCCAGGTAACGGAAGATTATCCAGCAAACCCGAATGGTTCGCCGAACGGCATTGCCGCCGTCACCAGTGCCAGCGGACGGGCGACGGTGATGATGCCGCATCCAGAGCGCGTCTTCCGCACCGTCAGCAACTCCTGGCACCCGGAAGAGTGGGGTGAAGATAGCCCGTGGATGCGCATGTTCCGCAACGCCCGTAAACAGTTGGGTTAA
- the mltF gene encoding membrane-bound lytic murein transglycosylase MltF, whose protein sequence is MKRIKINYILVGAITLLLALALWPNITWHGGQRGQLAAIKSRGELRISTLNSPLTYFTTKQGAGGLDYELAKHFANYLGVKLVVISQQNINDMFNDLDEDNADLLAASLNYNPERLASARIGPTYYSVSQQLVYRLGSPRPKSFADIKGKLAVASGSAHISTLKQLKRDKFPDLKWQTASDLTSKELLEQVADGKLDYTLGDSVTIALLQRVHPQLAVAFDVTDEQPITWYLKRGNDDSLYAAMLDFFNQIVDDNTLARLEEKYLGHVGSFDYVDTKTFLSAIDVILPNFRSLFEKYAKEIDWKLLAAIAYQESHWDPQATSPTGVRGLMMLTRATADSLGVNDRLDPQESIQGGALYLQRLMAKVPDSVPVDERIWFSLAAYNMGWGHMLDARKLTKMQQGNPDSWLDVKQRLPMLSQKRYHSQLTYGYARGREAYNYVENIRRYQVSLVGYLQEKEKKAAQEAANQEAMGRAYPAIAPELVIDY, encoded by the coding sequence TTGAAACGCATCAAAATAAACTATATTCTCGTCGGTGCTATTACCTTGCTTTTAGCGCTCGCCCTGTGGCCCAACATCACTTGGCACGGTGGCCAAAGGGGGCAACTCGCCGCGATCAAATCCCGCGGTGAGTTGCGAATCAGCACGTTAAACTCACCGCTCACCTATTTCACCACCAAACAGGGCGCGGGGGGGCTTGACTATGAGCTGGCGAAACACTTCGCCAACTACCTTGGGGTCAAGCTGGTGGTGATCTCGCAGCAAAATATCAACGATATGTTTAACGACCTCGATGAAGATAACGCCGATCTGCTGGCAGCCAGCCTGAACTATAATCCAGAGCGCCTTGCCAGTGCGCGCATTGGCCCAACCTACTATTCCGTTTCCCAGCAGTTAGTGTACCGTTTGGGTAGCCCACGGCCAAAAAGCTTCGCGGATATCAAAGGCAAGCTGGCGGTGGCCTCCGGTTCCGCGCACATCAGCACGCTGAAACAGCTTAAGCGGGATAAATTCCCAGATCTCAAATGGCAAACTGCCAGCGACCTCACGTCAAAGGAACTGCTGGAACAGGTAGCCGATGGCAAGTTGGACTATACCCTCGGCGATTCAGTGACCATTGCCCTATTGCAGCGCGTCCATCCGCAACTGGCGGTGGCGTTTGATGTCACCGATGAACAGCCGATCACCTGGTATCTGAAGCGCGGTAACGACGATAGCCTATATGCGGCGATGTTGGACTTCTTCAACCAGATTGTGGACGATAACACCCTGGCTCGGCTGGAAGAAAAATATCTCGGCCACGTCGGCAGTTTTGACTACGTTGACACCAAAACCTTTTTATCCGCTATTGATGTGATCCTACCCAACTTTCGTTCACTATTTGAAAAATACGCCAAGGAGATCGACTGGAAGCTACTGGCGGCCATCGCCTATCAAGAGTCGCACTGGGATCCGCAGGCCACCTCACCCACCGGGGTACGCGGCCTGATGATGCTGACCCGCGCCACCGCCGATAGCCTTGGGGTAAACGATCGCCTCGATCCGCAGGAGAGCATTCAGGGCGGAGCGCTCTACCTGCAACGGCTGATGGCTAAGGTGCCGGACAGCGTGCCGGTAGACGAACGCATCTGGTTCTCATTGGCGGCCTACAACATGGGCTGGGGTCACATGCTGGACGCCCGCAAACTGACCAAAATGCAACAGGGCAATCCAGACAGTTGGCTCGATGTCAAACAGCGCCTGCCGATGCTCAGTCAGAAGCGTTACCATTCGCAACTGACCTACGGTTACGCCCGTGGGCGCGAGGCTTATAACTATGTAGAAAACATCCGCCGCTATCAGGTTAGCCTGGTTGGTTATCTGCAAGAAAAAGAAAAGAAGGCAGCGCAAGAAGCCGCCAACCAGGAAGCAATGGGAAGAGCCTATCCGGCCATTGCGCCGGAATTGGTGATTGACTACTGA
- the tadA gene encoding tRNA adenosine(34) deaminase TadA has product MTKYSDQYWMCQALRLALRAQEEGEVPVGALLVLDNQVIGEGWNRPIGRHDPTAHAEIMALRQGGAVLQNYRLLNATLYVTLEPCVMCAGAMVHSRIRRLVYGTADEKTGAAGSLMDILRHPGMNHQVEIASGVLADECAAMLSHFFRLRREQKKALKQVQRVGNKPDQ; this is encoded by the coding sequence ATGACTAAATATAGCGATCAATACTGGATGTGTCAGGCATTGCGACTGGCTCTGCGCGCGCAGGAAGAAGGCGAAGTGCCGGTAGGGGCGTTGCTGGTGTTGGATAATCAGGTGATTGGCGAAGGCTGGAACCGGCCAATCGGCCGTCACGATCCCACCGCCCATGCGGAAATTATGGCGCTGCGTCAAGGTGGGGCGGTGTTGCAGAACTACCGTTTACTGAACGCCACGCTATACGTCACGCTGGAGCCCTGTGTGATGTGCGCCGGCGCGATGGTGCACAGTCGCATTCGTCGGCTGGTGTATGGTACAGCCGATGAGAAAACCGGCGCGGCTGGTTCGTTGATGGATATTTTGCGCCATCCGGGCATGAATCATCAGGTGGAGATCGCCTCAGGCGTGCTAGCGGACGAGTGTGCCGCGATGCTGAGCCACTTTTTTCGCTTGCGCCGTGAGCAGAAAAAGGCGCTGAAGCAAGTGCAACGCGTGGGCAACAAACCGGATCAGTAG
- the murQ gene encoding N-acetylmuramic acid 6-phosphate etherase translates to MNLGALVSETRNPATMGLDEMSTLEMIRCFNQEDRKVPEAVEKVLPEIAQAVDLAVVALKAGARLIYLGAGTSGRLGVLDASECPPTFGVPYGRVVGLIAGGYGALLKAVEGAEDDVSLGVSDLQALNLTASDMVVGLAASGRTPYVIGALRYARQLGCPTAAISCNPDSPLAHEAQVAISPVVGPEALTGSTRLKSGSAQKLVLNMLSTGAMVKLGKVYQNLMVDVKATNIKLVDRACRIVVEATGAQPSQAEAALAQTDFEVKPAILMILAGLSAVEAVQRLQRHGGYLRAALTC, encoded by the coding sequence ATGAATTTAGGCGCATTGGTATCAGAAACCCGCAACCCGGCCACCATGGGGCTGGATGAAATGTCCACGCTGGAGATGATACGTTGTTTTAATCAGGAAGACCGCAAGGTGCCAGAGGCGGTTGAAAAGGTGCTGCCAGAAATCGCCCAAGCGGTTGATCTGGCCGTTGTGGCGCTGAAAGCGGGTGCGCGCTTGATCTATCTGGGGGCTGGCACCAGCGGGCGTCTTGGGGTGCTGGATGCGTCCGAATGTCCGCCGACCTTCGGCGTGCCGTATGGCAGGGTGGTGGGTCTGATTGCCGGTGGCTACGGCGCACTGCTGAAAGCGGTGGAGGGTGCGGAGGATGATGTTTCCTTAGGCGTATCGGATCTACAGGCACTGAACCTGACTGCCTCCGACATGGTGGTGGGGCTGGCGGCATCTGGCCGCACGCCCTATGTGATCGGTGCACTACGTTATGCGCGTCAGTTAGGCTGCCCGACGGCGGCGATCTCCTGCAACCCCGATTCGCCGCTCGCCCATGAAGCGCAGGTGGCGATTTCCCCGGTGGTCGGCCCGGAAGCCCTGACAGGATCGACGCGTCTTAAGTCTGGCAGCGCGCAGAAGCTGGTGCTGAATATGCTATCGACTGGCGCGATGGTTAAGCTCGGCAAGGTTTATCAGAACCTGATGGTGGATGTTAAGGCCACCAACATCAAACTGGTGGATCGCGCTTGCCGTATCGTGGTAGAAGCCACCGGCGCACAGCCTAGCCAGGCGGAAGCCGCGTTGGCTCAGACCGATTTTGAGGTCAAACCGGCGATCCTGATGATCCTGGCAGGCCTCAGCGCCGTGGAAGCGGTACAGCGGTTGCAACGGCACGGCGGCTATTTGCGCGCAGCGTTAACCTGTTAA
- a CDS encoding phosphoethanolamine transferase, producing MNTHTVILDKFRSYTAQPLVKILVFYAFTAIILCRAMGYGGAKGIDILFIALTLLLLSAISLTRYLLVIPYILLCALYAPVGEMYGSPSVAVISALLQTNSAEANEFLHTIPASCYLLPLATLLILFALNFFIWRHTISIKSILSLSMIFIIVVVARTISGGVQSIKLPDFFLSAYSSLNQYHQQIADLEATTMKQPDWVVSTMARNNGNYIIIIGESMRRDHMSLFGYPLQTTPFLDSVNGQFYSNYISTAPNTFESLPRTLALSSGENTTIANNVVTLAKAAGMKTHWLSNQGMLGQFDTPVSKVAMFSDTHHFLKKGDFQSRNTDDDDLLPLLQNALQEKSQDNLYVLHLMGSHSDFCERLNGAPPSFDMPDRELACYLSTYRKTDRFIEQTYHMMKQSGSPFKLFYFSDHGLSHKTIGDARYLRHGGDTRQNYEVPLVVLSDNDQQHQLIETPLSAFGFIDLFAREAGINITYPKLTSFSAPPGDQSRRVYNGHEMVNFDQLADDPPALL from the coding sequence ATGAACACTCACACAGTGATTTTAGATAAGTTCCGTTCTTACACCGCACAGCCGCTGGTTAAAATACTTGTGTTCTATGCCTTTACCGCAATAATATTATGCAGAGCTATGGGTTATGGCGGTGCCAAAGGGATTGATATCCTGTTCATTGCGCTTACGCTGTTATTATTGTCAGCAATATCGCTCACTCGTTATTTGTTGGTTATTCCTTATATTCTGCTGTGCGCGCTTTATGCACCGGTCGGGGAGATGTATGGTTCTCCTTCAGTTGCCGTAATATCAGCCCTGTTGCAAACCAACAGCGCTGAAGCCAATGAGTTTTTGCACACGATCCCCGCGAGCTGCTATCTGTTACCTCTCGCGACGTTATTGATACTATTCGCTCTCAATTTTTTTATTTGGCGGCATACTATTTCCATTAAAAGTATACTGTCGCTATCCATGATCTTTATTATCGTAGTGGTGGCAAGGACAATCAGCGGTGGCGTGCAAAGTATTAAACTGCCTGATTTCTTTTTATCTGCCTATTCTTCTCTTAATCAATACCACCAACAAATAGCCGATCTTGAGGCCACTACCATGAAGCAGCCTGACTGGGTTGTCAGCACAATGGCACGTAATAATGGCAACTACATTATTATCATTGGCGAAAGCATGCGCAGAGATCATATGTCGCTGTTTGGTTACCCGTTGCAGACCACGCCATTTTTGGATAGCGTAAACGGCCAGTTCTACAGCAATTATATTTCCACCGCACCCAACACCTTTGAGTCTCTGCCTAGGACGCTAGCGTTGAGCAGCGGTGAAAATACCACTATTGCCAATAATGTCGTTACACTGGCCAAGGCTGCGGGCATGAAGACCCATTGGCTATCTAATCAGGGGATGCTCGGGCAGTTCGATACTCCGGTATCCAAAGTGGCCATGTTCAGCGACACTCACCATTTTCTGAAAAAGGGGGATTTCCAGTCACGCAACACCGATGATGATGACCTACTGCCCTTGCTCCAGAATGCATTGCAAGAAAAAAGCCAGGATAACCTCTACGTGTTGCATCTGATGGGTTCGCATAGCGATTTCTGCGAGCGCCTCAACGGCGCGCCACCTTCCTTTGACATGCCGGATCGCGAGCTAGCCTGTTACCTTTCCACCTACCGCAAAACCGACCGCTTTATCGAGCAAACCTATCACATGATGAAGCAGAGCGGCTCACCCTTTAAGCTGTTCTATTTTTCCGATCATGGTTTGTCACACAAGACGATTGGCGATGCCCGCTACCTGCGACATGGCGGAGATACCCGGCAAAACTACGAAGTGCCTCTGGTGGTGCTGTCGGACAACGATCAACAGCACCAGCTTATCGAAACACCGCTCAGCGCTTTTGGCTTTATCGACCTGTTTGCCCGCGAGGCAGGGATTAACATTACCTATCCGAAACTCACTTCTTTCTCAGCGCCGCCTGGAGACCAAAGCCGCCGGGTTTATAATGGGCATGAAATGGTTAATTTCGATCAGTTGGCCGACGACCCACCGGCATTACTCTAG
- a CDS encoding phage portal protein, with the protein MQHATATNRHQIRAVDVPFVNQVFFAIVDRLGQPMKLVPALAKYVRRGKELDNYFFVQPGKVDHEFVPGSVGHLLEPDINQEIYGLPEYLASLNATWLDNAATLFRRRYYKNGSHAGFILYLSDPAHNEADIEALQEALANSRGPGNFRNLLMYLPNGKPDSVKVIPIGEVAAKDNFADIKSVSRSDQQAAHRVPPALMGTEPNNAGGFGDPIKAAQVFNCNEIEPLQERFKELNDWLGIEIIRFKPYRLAAEEQA; encoded by the coding sequence GTGCAGCACGCCACGGCCACAAATCGCCACCAAATCCGCGCCGTCGACGTGCCATTCGTCAATCAGGTTTTCTTCGCCATCGTTGACCGGCTGGGCCAGCCGATGAAGCTGGTACCGGCGCTGGCCAAATATGTGCGGCGCGGCAAGGAACTGGACAACTACTTCTTTGTTCAGCCCGGTAAGGTGGATCACGAGTTTGTACCGGGCAGCGTTGGTCATCTGCTGGAGCCGGACATCAATCAGGAAATCTACGGCCTGCCGGAATACCTCGCGTCACTGAATGCCACATGGCTGGATAACGCCGCCACGCTGTTTCGCCGCCGCTACTACAAGAACGGCAGTCACGCCGGGTTTATCCTCTACCTGAGCGACCCGGCCCATAATGAGGCGGACATCGAGGCGTTACAGGAAGCGCTGGCGAACAGTCGCGGCCCCGGTAACTTCCGCAACCTGCTGATGTACCTGCCGAACGGCAAGCCGGACAGCGTGAAAGTGATCCCGATTGGCGAGGTGGCGGCAAAGGATAACTTTGCTGATATCAAAAGCGTCAGCCGCAGCGACCAGCAGGCCGCCCACCGCGTACCGCCTGCCCTGATGGGAACCGAACCCAATAACGCCGGGGGCTTCGGCGACCCAATCAAAGCCGCGCAGGTGTTCAACTGCAACGAGATCGAACCGCTGCAGGAACGGTTCAAAGAATTGAACGACTGGCTGGGCATTGAGATTATCCGCTTCAAACCCTACCGGTTAGCCGCAGAAGAGCAGGCATAG
- a CDS encoding P2 family phage major capsid protein yields MDEWHVDGADLVAICGRGVLHDKYFPILNQHNENSEKLAGQILVSQKTIGGRPAVRVPGFPRNTILVTAFSNLSIYVQKGSRRRAIIDNPKRDRVENFESSNDAFVVEDFGCGCLFENIKFEDKNP; encoded by the coding sequence ATTGACGAATGGCACGTCGACGGCGCGGATTTGGTGGCGATTTGTGGCCGTGGCGTGCTGCACGACAAATACTTCCCGATCCTCAATCAACACAACGAGAACAGCGAGAAGCTGGCCGGGCAGATTCTGGTCAGCCAGAAGACCATCGGCGGACGTCCTGCCGTGCGCGTACCGGGCTTCCCGCGCAACACCATTCTGGTCACCGCATTCAGCAACCTGTCTATCTATGTGCAAAAAGGCTCCCGTCGCCGCGCCATTATTGATAACCCCAAACGCGATCGGGTAGAAAACTTCGAGTCCTCCAATGACGCCTTTGTAGTGGAAGACTTCGGCTGCGGCTGCCTGTTTGAAAACATCAAGTTTGAGGATAAAAACCCATGA